The following proteins are co-located in the Haloarcula marismortui ATCC 43049 genome:
- a CDS encoding lasso peptide biosynthesis B2 protein yields the protein MRARFREFRALSRAQKLLLCEAVALIVASKVLLTVVGLEDAERCFGTVSQFLPCHRQPEAPKSVRWAVLTAGSRLPGTYDCLERALTGSTLLEASDFPHCLRFGVDTQSDTFEAHAWVESNGDVLIGDVDDFGRFRALTEREVRG from the coding sequence ATGCGAGCCCGATTCCGTGAGTTCAGGGCGTTGTCACGGGCGCAGAAGCTATTACTCTGTGAAGCAGTGGCACTGATCGTTGCGAGCAAAGTACTGCTTACAGTCGTTGGGCTGGAGGACGCAGAGCGCTGTTTCGGCACGGTCTCTCAGTTCCTCCCGTGTCATCGTCAGCCTGAAGCACCGAAGTCAGTACGCTGGGCGGTTTTAACAGCAGGGTCGCGTCTTCCGGGCACTTACGATTGTCTTGAGCGAGCACTCACCGGGAGTACCTTGCTGGAGGCGAGTGACTTCCCACATTGTCTCCGCTTCGGTGTGGATACACAGTCCGATACGTTCGAGGCTCATGCTTGGGTCGAGTCAAACGGTGATGTCCTTATCGGGGATGTCGACGACTTTGGGCGTTTCCGAGCACTCACGGAACGCGAAGTACGTGGCTAA
- a CDS encoding PqqD family peptide modification chaperone yields MVAIDFESAVVATDDCVTTTIDGEIVLLNNETGRYQGLSGVGPDIWERIQEPTEPVDIVSALVGEYDVERDRVANDVERFLKTLAAEQLIKVDASPIP; encoded by the coding sequence GATTTCGAGTCGGCTGTTGTCGCAACTGACGACTGTGTCACTACGACTATCGACGGGGAGATCGTGTTGCTCAACAACGAGACGGGGCGGTATCAGGGCCTGTCAGGGGTCGGCCCGGATATCTGGGAGCGAATTCAGGAACCGACTGAGCCAGTGGACATCGTCTCGGCGCTGGTCGGGGAGTACGATGTCGAGAGAGACCGAGTGGCAAATGATGTGGAACGCTTTCTGAAAACGCTTGCCGCGGAGCAACTCATCAAGGTCGATGCGAGCCCGATTCCGTGA